DNA from Quercus lobata isolate SW786 chromosome 1, ValleyOak3.0 Primary Assembly, whole genome shotgun sequence:
TAGCAATGGGGCAAAGAGCAAATATGTGGAGAGGCGATTCATCAGACAAGTTACAAAGAGGACACCCCACCTCAACATTGGCAAATTGACTAATGACATCTTTGGTAGGTAAAACATTTGCAGCAATTCTCCATAAGTGCATTTTCAGCTTTTCGTGCAGCCTAGACTTCCACACTTGGCCCTAGGAGAGGTCCATCATCAAAGGAGGGTAAGAAATTCTGCCCAACCAGTAAGCAGATTTGATTGTGAATTTTCCTGAATTTGTGAGGGTCCACGACCAACAATCAGCACTAGGGAAAGAGGGCAAAGGTACCTGCATAATAATGTCCACCACCGAATCCTCAAAGAAATGCCAAAGTTTAGCAATATCCCAACCACTTCAATCTTGATTCAAGAGTTGAGAAACAATCAAAGCAAGATCAGGATTTACACCAACCTTGGGAGATGGGATGAAACCTGGTAGATTTGGGACCCATGGGTCTGACCAAGTTCTAATGAACTCACCATTACCCACCAACAAACAAGCCGCTTCAAATAATAGGTATTTAGTGCCAATAAGACTTTTCCAAACAGGGGAAGCATTACTATGGGGAGTTTGATTAAGCCAATTGTGGTGAACTTTGTACTTAGCTCTCAGTACCTCAATGTAATGACAATCTTTCCCAGATAGCACCCACCAAGCAAGTTTGGAAAGGAGAGCTTGGTTGAAATCCCAGAATTTCCTAAAACCCAAGCCTCCCTCCTTTTAGGGTCTGCATAATGACGACCAAGAAATTGGAGTCCAATAAGAATCGGGCTTTGATTTAGGGTTCCACCAGAACCTACGAACAGTAACATCAAGCTGCTCACATAGATTTTTTGGGAATTGAAAGGCTATCATGGTGTAAACGGGAATGGCTTGAGCCACCAATTTAATAGAGGTCGCCCTCTTGGACCAAGATAAATTTTTTCACTTCCAACTATTGAGCTTGTTCTTTAACCTCTCTTTCACCAATTTGAAATCTTGACCTCTGCTTCTAGACAAAAATAGGGGGACCCCAAGATACGTAGTGTGTTGAGGGAGAGAACAAAGTCCCCAGGTACACCTTACTTGATTGAGGAATTGATGACTGTCACCCTTGGAAGGGAAAAAACCAGATTTCTCTACACTAATTTTCTGTCCAAACCGGGAGCAATACTTTTCCAGGCAACCTTTAAGAGAAACTAGCTCAGATGCTTTAGATTTACAAAATAAGATAACATCATCTGCATAGCAAAGTTTGGAAATAGGAGGGGTCATACTTGAGACTTTCACTCCTGAGATATTGCCATCAGCCACTTCTTTGTTGATAATTCTCATCAAAACTTCACTGCCAAGGATAAACAAGTAGGGAGATAAAGGATCTCCCTGACAAAGGCCACGCAAAGGGTTAAAACTTGGGCATTGACCCCCATTCAACAACAAAGTGAATTGCACCAATGATAGGCATTAGTAAATACGATTAGTGAAATTTTCGCTGAATCCAAAAGCTTTAAGGACTATGATCAAATACCTCCATTCCATTCTGTCATAAGCTTTTTGAAAATCCAGCTTAATTCCCAAGAAGCATATTTTCTTCCTAGtatgtttaaaactatgaataatcTCATGGGCAAGAACCACATTCTCATTAATCCACCTATGAGGAACAAAAGCAACTTGAGCCGGATCCACGATCCTATTTAGTAATGGCCTTAACCTGCCAACAATTATTGTTGAGATCACCTTGTAACAAACATTGCAAAGCCCAATAGGACGGAATTGGTTGAAATTGCAAGCCCCATTCTTCTTTGGGATGAGAGAGATGAAGGTCTTGTTGAAATCCTTTAAGAGCCAACCATTTCGAAAAAAAACTTTGGGTTGCTAACACAACCCGATCACCAACCGTATCTCAATAGTGCTTATAAATAGGGCTAGAAAACCGTCAAGGCCAGGAGCTTTAAGAGACTTCATACTAAACAccacattttttatttcctcCCTAAATAGGATTCTACATAAGCCCTCATTTTCCTAATCAGAGGCACAAGGCCCTATTAGATTACTAAGGTCATCAGGAATGGGAGGAAAGCTAGTTTGATACAAAGCCTTAAAGTTATCAATGAAATAATTCTGGATCTCCTTCCTAGAGTTAATCCAAGAACCATCATCCAACTTAATCTCAGAAATACAATTCCTACGCCTTCTGATGATTATGGAGAGATGAAAATACCTGGTATTCCTATCTCTTTCCTAGACCCATAACTCTCTAGACTTTTGGTTCCATTTCATATCTTCCTTGGCCAACCAGCCATCTAACTCTAGGCTAAGAGAAGCCTCTAGCTCCAAAATTTCCCTAGTAGGGGCAGATTGTTGAACCTCAGAAATTTTGGCTTGGAGGCAATTGATTTTTTCCCTCGTATTCCCAAAAGAATTCTTATTCCAGTACTTCAAGTCGTGGCAGGTTACTGCTAATTTTTTAACAAGATTGAAACCATGAGAACCCTCCACCTAAACTTGCCAAGCATGCTTAACAACCAATCTACTTTCTTCCGCCTTAGTCCACATTGCTTCAAAACAAAAGGGACGGAGAGGATTTTCTGGCTCCAAGTGAGTGTCCAACAAAATTGGGTTGTGGTCAGAGTTTGAATTACATAGATGCCTGACTCCAGCCTTAGGGAAGAGAGATTGCCATTCCTAATCACATAAGCACTGATCCAACATCTCCTTAATATTTGCTAAACCTTCTCTTCTATTGGACCAAGTAAAGGAGGGGCCATTGAAGCCCAAATCGATTGCCCCTATATTAGACATAAAATCCTTAAGATAATTCATAGAGCATTCAAAGACTGCACGACCCCCACGTTTCTCTTCAGAGCGTTTAATACAATTTAGGTCCCCAATCATAGCCCAGGGCCCTGAGAAAGATTTCACCATATTTTCAAGCATTTCTCAAAAAACTTTCCTTTTGCCCTCCTATAAGGCCCATATATGCAAACAAAATCCATGGAGACTCAGGGGGATCCGAATAAACCAGAGTAGCAAACATATTTTTATCAGAATAAACAACTTCTAAATCCACACCTTTTCTCTAGAAAAGAGCAAGACCCTTAGACTTACCACTAGCCTCCACACATTGAAACTGGGAAAAATTTAATCTATTACTAATATTAGCTATTCTTggagattttattttagtttttgaaagGAAAACTAAATCCGGATTTGACTCACGAATTAGCTCCTTTAAGGCCCTAACTGTCAAGGATCTACCAGCACTTCGACAGTTCCAAGTTAGAGCCCTCATAGCGAGGTGGGGGGCATGATAAGGCCCACCTCCTTGGCCATCGGAAGAACacaggaagaaaaagaaacatgagACTTGGAGACCCTACCTTTGCCATTTTTCTGATTAAGAGCGCGAGAAACAGACTTGGCTCTAGTTTTGGCTTTGAGAGAATTTCTTCTGCTAGGGGATAAAAGATGGGACGGATGATTCGAGGGAGGTGTGGAAGTGGAAgcatttttcttaagagatgaGCTAAGGGGATTAACAAAGTTGTTGAGTCTAGGTTTTTTGGGTACGATAGAAGTGGAGTTTGGTGGGCTGGAGGGACATGATTTTCTTTTGGGTCTTCACATGCTATGTTGGCTTTGGGAATTTGGCTTTTGGAAAATAGGATTAGTTGGGCTTTGGGTTGAAGAGGGAGCCTAACCAAGGAATTGGATAGGTTAGCAGTCTCTCGCTCCATGCCAACCCCATCAATCAACAAGGGAATAGAAGGTTTACACTACATTAGGCAAACCACTGCTTCATCTCTGACACCTTTTTCTTCCCTAGCAATCATGGCATTCCAAGAGTCCATGGCTAACTAAATCCATTTTGGAGGACCCGATGGAACTGAAGCACCATCTCCAGCCGCCTCATGGCGGTAACCACCACTCCCAGACATATCAGAATTAAGAAGACTTTCCAGATTCATACCTGATTGGAATTCGTCATTATCTACACACACCCACCTTCCATAAAAGCCAAAAGAAACTCCTTCCCTCATAAACCGTTGGGTGGCACTATCCTGACAATCCCTTTGGTCATGACCCAGTAGACCACACCCAAAGCAAAAATTGCCCAACTTTTCATACTTGAAAGGGACCCACAAATCTGGAAGTTGGTTTCTTTCAAGTGGGAAGCCTGGAACCTAGGGACAACTAGTGTCCATGTCTACCTGAACCCTGACATTATTCCTCCAAATACCATCCCCTAGACCCACAAAATCTATCTCCAAGGTTCGACCAGCCATGCTCCCAATTTTAAGCTGGTTTTCCTCGCTCTGCCGGTTAAGAGGGAGTCCATGGACTTGAATCAAAAACACAGTAGTGGGAAAATCCACTTCAGATGCACTAATATCGGGACTATATCTCTTGAGAATTAGGTGTTCACCCTTAACCATCCAAGGCCTTCTGTCCCAAGCTCGTCTAACATCAGCTTCATGCTTGAAGGTGAACACAAAAACATTCTTATCCACTGAGGCTACTTCTATTTCGTTTAATACATTCCAAGCTTTTGTTAGAATGTCCTTAACTAACGCTCTGAGAAAGGATTTATTAGATAAATCTTACCAATGAGTAAACACTTGGATGTATTACTGGAGGTTGAAACTACTTCCAGATTGACTTTACTCTTAAGCCAACTGAGCTTGGCCGCTTGAGAAGTAATGGCATCAGCAGAGgcagggccggctcaaggcctaggcaagttaggcctaggcttaaggccccaccaaaaaacaaaaattttcttaggaaaaaAGGCCATACTTTCCATAGTTGAAggcccaaatttttataaaactatatatatattttctaaagattgtacattttttttattagtgatgttaaggatactacaaattttactattggtttacaaattgtcatgttattaattacaaaaaagtaatataaacattcattagttaaattgatgaagttcatcAATGAGAGACAAtgtcacattatattttgaacattttatagtgcttttaattagcgcatttttatttttcatttctattaaacTCTCAAATTACAAGACTAATAgaaccttaactcaattgaaaccctaaaatatttcaaaaagatgttgcaaatgtgttaaatcatcaattatagattaatctcccttaatagtttgagactttgatttttgtaaactaatatcctacaaagccacacaccaaataatatctatctctctctcttaaaatcaaaatataaaattaaaaattagattacaactttatttaactatacatcgtcttatatccaaaataaagtatctttttcaatcgcaatatatttttatttctttttattaatatttataattcaattatgatattcaattctctatatgaaattaacattagtctagttggtattatttatgtatttaatgtatcaaattaaccttaatttgattagtattaaataattttgtttaattaatatttacatattaaaggccccgcataaatttttcgccttaggccccaaattatgttgggccgccCCTGAACAGAGGTCTCTGTCATAACAGAGCCGTACTATAATATTAACTGAGAGTGGAGTGGAGAAGAGAGATAAATGTTGTTGAGAGTAGGTGAGATCAAAGAGGTGGTGAGGGAGATAGCAAGCTAGATCAACCAAAGTCAACTAAGAAAAATCTTCACACGGAAGACAAAAGCCACATAAAGTGGGATAGCTTCACGAGGAAGGCCAGAGAGGCATTACGCCCAAAACGTTTTTCTTCAATGACAATGTGTGTCTTAATTCTTCTTCAACCATATAGATCATTCACTAATTATGTTAGAATAATTATGTTACTTGGCATAATAATTTCTAGTGCctttattatgaataaatatttaaactttatttgtgaaattattaattatatttttgttgtataaaatattgatgtctTGAAATAAGTCTACTGCATTTAGTGGAATGAGGTTTTAACTGAACTCATATATTATACATAGTTCTAGACTTGACTATGTCTATCAATAATATACACTATCATACTAATTTACTATAGATACACGTTTTTGGATAACTTGGATTATGATGGAAATGAGgtgcaaaattaaaatagttCAGAAAGACAAAAGGGTAGTCTTCATTTTGCTGGTCAATGCATAATAATTTGGTAGGCCTTGTATAATAAGAGATCTCATGCCGAAATGGCCTTATGACCTTATTGCATCATTACCCCAAGTACTTGATAATAATATGATACAAGTACTTACAATTTgctgcttttaattttttttttttttttaaattacaatattttgtgatttgtttttcTCAGCTGTAAAAGTACAAGATAtagaattctaaaattttaaaaaagttttcatGAACTTTAGTTTGTGTAACCATCTTtcagtaattaaaaaatataatatgacCTTCGTTTGACTTTTGCAGGTTAATAATGCTGGAGCTTCTGCGGTTGTGGTTAATATGGAAGGCCTAAAGGCCTTAAACATAGACCCTTCATCCTGGGTAAGCTCATAACATAAAGGCAGTAAATTGTTGATGCATGCCTTGTTCAGACCGATACCCATAACTACTTGAATGCAGTTCTCAGGCCAGGCTGACAATTTGGTTCAACTTCAAGCAGTGGTTAAAACAACTTATGAGAAAGCGGAAGAATGCTTGAATACTAATTACTATGGTGTGAGAAGAGTAACTGAGGCTCTCCTGCCACTATTAAAGCTTTCCCCTGCAGGAGCAAGGATAGTAAATTTGTCCTCTCGCTGGAGTCAGCTAAAGGTGAAAAGCTAATCTCCTATATCCACACATATATTCAACATTTAGCCTTGTACAAATTGTCAGTGTTTGCTGCATAAACCCTATTCTAAATAGTAAGCTACTTTGGCAGCCAGAACCAAAATTTGGTGGcccacaaaaaaaatagtaaataaggTTAGATGGTAAATAACATACAGGCTGATATTGCAGTTGTGATTAAAACAACATTACTTTCATCTATGGTTAacactaacatcacttttattatacaccaaTCACAACAGTCAAtatcaacaattgtaaaaaacGTTATGTCCCTAAACTTACTAATTTCTTTAACCCCCTTAAGATGAAAATTTCATGTGTGTTCTTGTGACAGTGAAGTTCTTGTGGCATGTTTTTTAAGCATGTGTGTGTTGCGAGATGTATGAGCCCCAAAATACCAGCCTATTACTTAGATTTACCTCCAACATCATAAGAGAACCTCGTTTTCATTCACATCAGAGTATAATAGGTAAGATACAAACAAGGCATGCATTATCATCTGCTATGAACACAATGGTAGAGTGAGTTTAGACCAGTAGTTCACAGTATTTGCTTAAATCAATAAGAGGTGTTTCATGAGCAATCTGTTCGGCAGCTATCTCATCCTTGGATAATCCACTAATCACTGCCacattttatcaattatttcaTTGAGGTCCTAGCACCACATGGAAAAAATGTGTCGTATTAGTAAAAATTATCTAATACAACTACATGCATCACTTTAAGCAGAGAATTCCTGGTGAGCATATAAGAAAAGAACTAAGCGATGTAGAGACTCTAACTGAAGAAAGAGTAGAAGTCGTATTGAGAAGATTTTTGCACGACTTGAAAGAAAATGCTCCTGAAGGCAATGGATGGCCATTGACGGCGCCTGCTTATGGCATGTCCAAGGTCACCCTCAATGCCTACACTAGAATTCTTGCCAAGAAGTTCCCCAACATGTGTATCAACTGTGTTCATCCTGGCTATGTCAAGACAGATATAAACTGGAACACAGGGACAATGAGTGTAGAAGAGGGAGCTAGAGGCCCAGTTATGCTGGCTCTTTTACCTGATGGAGGACCTACTGGCTTCTATTTTGATCGTACTGAAGTGGCTGAGTTTTGATTCAGCTGTTTTCCACTTTCACCATGTCAAGATTTAACTTCTGCTAATTGGATTCTGTAAATTTTGGATAAGAGCTacgtttctttttctattaataaACTTAAGAAGACAAAGATGAACTTATCTTTATATTTGATAAGAATTAGATTGTATTGGTTTTAGCTTGGAAAACAAGAAATACATAATATGGTGTTGTTGATGAACTTCCCACTATTCTCTCCAATTTTAAAGTGAACCTTAGAGCTTATTtggcctgtttggattgagggagaaggagggggagtagagtagagttggctgcAAATTTCTGGCCAACTCTACTCTATACACACTGAATTGAAAACTAAAAGCTATGAATAATCAATTGGGAATCAAGCGGATTGTTAATGCTCAGATTGACagaatttgaagagatttttCTGACTCTGCCATTGTCAGTGGTAATGAAATTAGGatagaaaaaggaaatttaagaaattaaagaaatgaagaaatggGCAATATGGCAGTTTTGCTGAAACCAATATTACGTTTGGAGAGATGATTTCAAATTAAGGTATTTGAAGAACAATTactaatataaattatttgataCAAATTTAACACCACATGATCGTTTAAGCCTCTGGAGATTTTGCTCAAACAAATATTCTTGTGATATTATGAAATTGAAATGACTTCTTAAACCTAGCCATTTCAAACACgtatatctaaaagctaaatTGTAGGAtttatttaacatttcaatCCAATTCAGTCCATTTATTCCACCTCAGTTCCATTCGGTCCAATTAAGTgcatttggtccaattcggACCTCTTAGGTCAATTCGGTCCATTCAGTTCAGttcagtccattttggtccaattCTGTCCACTTCAGTTTCATTTGGTCCACTTAGGTCTTTTTGGTCCAATTCGATCCACCACTgtccaattcggtccactttggttcatTCAATCCACTTGGGTCCATTTTAAACTAATTGGGTCTTAAATTGATGGAAAAGGTGTTTGGAGACTTctcctatatttttttatttgatgtgaattttgaaattctaaCCGTtcgattgcatgttcttattatatcttcactacttgtaaaatttcaaaaaaaaaatcaaaaatcaatatctatgttatcaatcaaatgtttaaatttcaagttgtGGTCTAAAATTAagcttaaaaattaagtttattgattaaataataaataatatcttatttgaatgaaatttgatatgcatgttaataACATAGAGAACATACAAtccaacgattagattttcaaattcaCATCCAAATAATATACACACACGAGGAGTTTGAAGGATTTCTGGAGAGAAACCTTatccttcaaaaaaatatatatcaaacatCTTTTTAACAAAGTTAGGTCAAACATTAATTTTGAATTCACTACCATTTCTTCAATAGTTTAGGAGGGAGCATCGTTTCCTGAAACATCAAATGAGGTTGGTGTAGTTTGCCCTAGGATATATATCATGGTAATGGGCATTAAACTTAAAGTGTACTCTCTTGCCAAACACCAACAAGGCAGTATGCTGACAGTGCTAAGTAAAATGCATCTGCACCAAATTTCGGTTGATACACGAACTCACGCATACAAACATTGCAGGCAAATTGACCAAACTGCAAGTGGCAGCTttccaaagaaagaaatatttatACTATTTTTCCCAAATATTTCGAACGCTTGGTTGCAATGGCAAGTAACATTCGTATCACCATTGGTCCCGAGTTTCTTCTACATCAGCCAcaaaagatttatttttcaggAAATAAATCCTGGATATCAAGAATATCAGCAAGAACTCCAGCTGCTGTAGTATCATTACCAGCTCCAGCACCTTGAATAACCAGTGGCTGTTCAGAATAACATCTACTGTATATCTCCAACTGCATTACATCAAATGAAAATTAGTCTTTACATATTATGACTTAACACACGTAACCAGGGCCATATGTAGCTAAAAGAACTTCAGAGTGTAGGCTGAATAAGATGTGAAATGAGTGCCAAAGATTTGACTAGGTATGAGCTATTTCATAGAGACATCCTGGTTGTAGATGCAGTATCTTCTGATGTGCTATAATGTGTTTTCAGAATTATACCTACCTTCATTAGCTAACCAGTAAAGGATAAAACAGTGAGAAGAAAAAACACAGTACTTACCACATTGTCACTTCCTCTCAGTCTTCCCAATGGAGAATCCTTAGGAAGCTCTTGAATTCCAACTTCACATCTAcgaatgaaaaaaaagtaaatatataaGGGGCAATGGCAAAGCCAAGACTTTGAGGAGAAGTGAAGCGCGTAATAATTTTAACCACTTCCATATGTGAATATTTAACAAGgtgagaagagaaaagagatggAAGGAAATAGACCCCATTATCCAAAATTGGATGCTTTTAGGGAGAAGTGGAAGGTTGTGGTTATGTACAACACTTAAAGCATATTGCACAAATTAACTATAGCATATTAACACAACCTCAGTGAAactactttcttttatttttctttttcttttctttttttacttcttttccttccatattaccaaacaaaaaaagtgtTAGAAACTTCATTCCTCATCATTACTTCTTTTGTCTGTAACAAAATTTCCAATCACACTGTTAGGCACCAAAAATTTTTCCCCCATCATGACACTTTTCCCTGTCACTCATAACACCTCCTTAGATCATTATCCTAGGGACTTTAACAAAAGTGACAAGTGTTTCTACAATGATTCCATTAAGATGCATATATTCTACTGCAAGATCAAAACCACCTTTGCTTTGTTCCTTAATGAAAACTTTAACATTGTGTGACTTTATGCTTATTATACAACACACCTTCAAACATCTATTAAAAAGtaatttagataaaattgtCCGTATCTTTCTTAGAGTGAATATAAAAATTACCTTGATCCCTCGATCACACATACATAACGCAACACATTCCCATTTAAAGAAGCCTTATTAACCCTCTCTTGGATATCTTTGTCAAGCAATGACAACCCATTGTCCAGGAAGTCTTCAACAGACATTACATTTGATCCCATTACTTCAGGGTACAAGCTCTCAATCTGAAAACATATGTaaccaaatttattaataaaaaattaaaaattaaaagacggCACTAATATACATCAATTGAGCGTCatcataattataaaataatgatattttagTTTGAAAGAGTGTGATAATACAAGCAAAATAGAGCATTAACCTTAATACTATCCAAGTTAATGCGCCGACCAAGAAGCCGAGCAAGGATCAATGCCTGCATGtgaatataaaagaaataattagaCCAAGGGGAATAAATCATGGTTCTGCATTTCAAAAACCATGACATCTATATTCTCATCACAGGGAGATCTGCTCTGCAGATGATATCTACATGACTATTAAAATCACTTTACATCAGAAATATGATGGGGGTTGTACATAAAAATACTAACAtatgtacaaatttttttataaatcaatgATAACACGTAAAACTATAACAACCATATTGATTCACATATTACACAAAAGAAACAGGACAGCTTGGAAGGTTTCATATGCTAAAACACTAACAAAATGGATgatcataacttttttttatatctatataAGTAAAgctttttcattgaaaaatgaCTACTTTCATATCCATAATGAACACAAAGAAACCTAAAGAAATACAAAGAATAAGATATCATGTACAGAAGTAGGAACCTGTATTTTAAGTTCGAGGGGGCAAGTGGTGCTGGTATTCATTTTTGGTATGATTGCTGGTGCAGGGACATGAGTCTTAAAGGATACTTTTCCATACATATTCTGATTGAtcagagattaaaaaaaaactgcgATGGCAGATTTAATGCAAGAACAGAATGGGACTGTTTTTTGGAATGTGGTATTTACAAGATCCTGTCAAGACTGGGAGTTGGAACTCCTGCATTCTTTCTTCACCCATTTATATTCTGCCAAGATTGAGGGGGCCAGAGAGGATCACTTAACATGGCTCCCAACAACAAGTGGAATTTTTGAGGTAAAATCTTAGTATAGAGCTTTGACTCCTAGGGGACATCATTCTTTTCATTGGAAGCAAATATGGAAGGCAAAGGTCCCAACAAAGGTGGCTTTTTGGTGTGGACAGCCGCTAAGGGGGGAATTCTAACCATAACCTCCATAAGTGAGGATTGTGTGTAGTAGATTGGTGTTGCACGTGTAAGCAGAGTGGTGAGTCTGTTTATCACTTGTTATTTCATTGCCCTTTGCATATGATATTTGGTCTATGGTGTTTGGCATGTTTGGGATAGTTTGGGTGATGTCAGAGCATTTTGGCCTTGGTGGAGTGTAGGAAAGGTTGGTTTGGTCGGCATCAAAAAGGGGATATTTGGGGTGCTCTACCTTTATGTATTATGTGGCTTATCTGGAGAGAGCATAATAATCACACATTTGAAAGGCATCAAGTGTTCACCCTTGGATCTGAAACTGTTACTTCTTCGCACTCTTTTTGATTGGATAGCTGTTCTGAGTGGCCAACTGATTTTCAAATTGGCTAGAATTTTTGGATCTATGAACTCTTAGCTGATTTCAATTCACAGCCTCTGTACACTTCCTTTGTATAGTGGATGCAccgtttctttttctctctgttcTTAATAAAGTTTCACATTTActgatccaaaaaaataaataaatagcaaaGAAGTATAGCGACTCTTTACAATCAACAATGGAATTATTATTGGTAAAACCCCACACATGACACTAGTCGAATAAGCTCTAATAAACAATGATTGCAATGAAGTCACCGAACTTTCTGCATCTTCAAAAGTATGACGATTTTGTTCCCTCCACAAAGTCCGCATCAAACTTCAAGGAACTAGATTccaaatatccaaaaaaaaaaaaatgttttacaaaccaattcctccaaccaaacaagaGATCCATGACGTTTCAGTAACACAATTGAATCCCGCAAGAGATTCATGAATTTTTTCTGGTAATGTTGTGGACCTAGGGTAATGGAACAGAGGGTTGGGATAACAAAATTGCGCTAAAGGGAATGGACGTGGGTACTGAAGGCTCGATTGATTTGGTGTAGGCCACCATAAATGGTTGGACAGCTGCAGAAAGCGGTAAATAGGATGGCcatttggtggtggtggtggggcaCTATGCATGGTGAAGAGTTTTAAACAGTGTCAATAGAGTTTTT
Protein-coding regions in this window:
- the LOC115986302 gene encoding (+)-neomenthol dehydrogenase-like gives rise to the protein MGSNGKHAERYAVVTGANKGIGLETVQQLASQGVTIVLTARNEKRGMEAMLKLNESGMSNVVFHQLDVLDPISINSLANFIQEKFGRLDILVNNAGASAVVVNMEGLKALNIDPSSWFSGQADNLVQLQAVVKTTYEKAEECLNTNYYGVRRVTEALLPLLKLSPAGARIVNLSSRWSQLKRIPGEHIRKELSDVETLTEERVEVVLRRFLHDLKENAPEGNGWPLTAPAYGMSKVTLNAYTRILAKKFPNMCINCVHPGYVKTDINWNTGTMSVEEGARGPVMLALLPDGGPTGFYFDRTEVAEF